In Xanthomonas campestris pv. phormiicola, the DNA window GTCCAACATCGCCCGCAAGGTCTACCTGGTGCACCGCCGCGACACCTTGCGCGCCGAGAAGATCATGCAGGACAAGCTGTTCGCCAAGGTCGCGGCGGGCAAGATCGAGACCGTCTGGCACCACGCCATCGACGAAGTGCTGGGCAACGAGGCCGGCGTCACCGGGGTGCGGGTCAAGTCCACCCAGGACGGCAGCACCCGCGAGATCGAAGCGCATGGCTTCTTCGTGGCCATCGGCCACCACCCGAACACGCAGCTGTTCGACGGCCAGCTGGCGATGAACAACGGCTACCTGGAGATCCGCTCCGGCCTGGGCGGCGCGGCCACCGAGACCTCGGTGCCGGGCGTGTTCGCCGCCGGCGACGTCGCCGACCAGCACTACCGCCAGGCGATCACCTCGGCCGGCTTCGGCTGCATGGCCGCGCTGGATGCCGAGCGCTATCTGGACAAGGGTGCCTGAGCCGGCGCCCACGCGTCCATCGATGTCGCCCGCCACACGCAAGCGAGCGCGGACATGAGTCGCGTGCGCTGGCTGCACCGGCTCGACGAGGTCGCCGCCGCCGACTGGGACGCCCTGCACGACGGCCGCAACCCGTTCGTCGCGCACGCCTTCCTGGCCGGCCTGGAACGGCATGGCTGCCTGCGCCCGGACTGGGGCTGGAATCCGCTGCACCTGACCCTGTGGGACGGCGACGCGCTGGTCGCCGCCGCGCCCGGCTACCTGAAGACCAACTCGCACGGCGAATTCGTGTTCGACCATGCCTGGGCGCATGCCTATGCGCGCTACGGCCAGGACTACTTCCCGAAATGGCTGTGCGCGGTGCCGTACTCGCCGGTGACCGGACCGCGCCTGCTGGCACGCGATACGACCGGACGCCAGGCGCTGCTGGCCGCGATGCAGGCGTTGACCCAGGCCAGCGGCCTGTCCTCGGCGCACGTGAACTTCCACAGCGCCGACGAGGACGCCGCGTTCGGCGACGATTGGCTGGCGCGCAGCGACGTGCAGTACCAGTGGCACAACGACGCCGGCTGGGCCGAGTTCGACGCCTACCTGGCGGCGATGGACCACAAGCGGCGCAAGAACATCCGCCAGGAGCGGGCCAAGGTGCAGCGCGCCGGCATCGGCTTCCGCGTCGTGCACGGCGACGAAGCCAGCGCGGCCGACCTGCAGGCGATGTACGCGTTCTACCTGCGCACCTTCGACGACTACGGCAATTCGCCGGCGCTGACGCTGGAGTTTTTCTCGCATCTTGCGCGAGAAATGCCGCGTAATCTCCTGATATTCCTAGCCATTCTGGATGAAACGCCGGTGGCCGGAGCGCTGTGCCTGCGCGGTGGCGACACCTTGTACGGCCGCTACTGGGGCGGCGACACCCTGCCCGGCCTGCACTTCGAGACCTGCTACTACCAGGGCATCGACTACTGCCTGCGCGAAGGCCTGACCCGCTTCGAGCCCGGCGCGCAGGGCGAGCACAAGATCGCCCGCGGCTTCCTGCCGCGGCTGGTGCGCAGCCGCCACTGGATCGCCGACCCCGGCTTCCGCGCGCCGCTGGCCAACTGGTGCGCGGAAGAAACCGCAGCGGTGCGCCAGCATGCGGCGACCCTGCTGCGGCACTCGCCGTTCCGCCAGGACTGAGCCGCCGCCCGATCGGCTACGCTGCGCCGATGCGCCGTCTCCCTGCCCTGCTTGCCGCCGATCCGGCCGCCCCGTTCCCGCCCGCGACCAGCGCGCTGCGCGAACCGGAGGGATTGCTCGCGATCGGCGGCGACCTGACCCCGACGCGCCTGCTCAATGCCTACGCGCACGGCATCTTCCCGTGGTACTCGGACGGCGATCCGATCCTGTGGTGGAGCCCGGATCCACGCACCGTGTTCCGCAGCGACGGGGTGCGGCTGTCCTCGCGCTTCCGCCGTTCGCTGCGCCATTCGCCGTGGCGGGTGCGCGCCGACACCGCATTCGCGCAGGTGATCGCCGCCTGCGCGCAGGCACCGCGCCGCGGCCAGGACGGCACCTGGATCACCGCCGAGATGACCGCCGCCTACGTCGCCCTGCATCGCGCCGGGCACGCGCACTCGGTGGAGGTATTCGACGGCGAGGCACTGGTCGGCGGCATCTACGGCGTGGCGTGCGGACGCATGTTCTTCGGCGAAAGCATGTTCAGCGCGCGCAGCGGCGGCTCCAAGGTGGCGCTGGCCGCGTTGGCCAGGCGCCTGCACGGCTGGGGCTGGCCGCTGATCGACGCCCAGGTCGAGAACGACCACCTGCTGAGCCTCGGCGCGCAGCGCTGGCCGCGCGCCGCCTTCCTCGACGCGGTCGCCACGCTGGTGGCCAAGCCTGCCCCGGCCGGCCCGTGGACGCCGCATTTCGGCGCGCTGGCGGCCGCGGAACTGGCCTCGCCCTGAGCGGCATTAACGCAAACTTTGCATGCTGCGGCCGAGACGAGTAAAATCCCCGCTCTTAAGGCCTTTGGCCGCACGCGAAATCGCACAGGATTACATGTCGAAAGACGACTCCATCGAATTCGAAGGCACCGTCAGCGAGACGTTGCCCAATACCACCTTCCGGGTCAAGCTGGAAAACGGGCACGAGATCATCGCCCACATCTCCGGACGCATGCGCAAGAACTACATCCGCATCCTGACCGGCGACCGGGTGAAGGTCGAGATGACCCCGTACGACCTGACCAAGGGTCGTATCACCTACCGCATGAAGTGACCGCCCCGCAGCGGTCGTAAGAAAGGCGGCCATCGGCCGCCTTCTCGTCTCTCATCGGTGACATCGCAAGGCGGCTGCAGGGTCTGCAGCCGCCTTTCGTCGTGCCTGGCGTTCTAGCGCGCCATCACTCCACGGTCGCCGGCAGCAGGCGCTCCGGCTCGGCCTGGGTATCCACCACCAGCTCGCCGTCGCGCACGTCGATGGTGACGCGGCCGCCGCCGACCAGCTTGCCGAACAGCAGCTCGTCCGCCAGCGGGCGCTTGACCTTGTCCTGGATCACCCGCGCCATCGGCCGCGCGCCCATCAGCGGGTCGAAGCCGTGCTGGGCCAGCCAGTCGCGCGCGGTCGGGGTGGCCGACAGCGACACGTGCTTCTCCTGCAGCAGCATCTCCAGTTCGATGATGAACTTGTCGACCACGCGCAGGATGTGGCTGAACGCCAGCGGCTGGAACTGCACCACCGCGTCCAGGCGGTTGCGGAATTCCGGGGTGAAGCTGCGGCGGATGGTTTCCATCGCGTCGGTGGAATGGTCCTGCTTGGTGAAGCCGATCGAGCGCCGCGAGGCCTGGGTGGCGCCGGCATTGGTGGTCATCACCAGGATCACGTTCTTGAAGTTGGCCTCGCGCCCGTTGGTATCGGTCAGCACACCGCGGTCCATGACCTGCAACAGGATGTTGAAGATGTCCGGATGCGCCTTCTCGACCTCGTCCAGCAGCAGCACGCAGTGCGGGGTCTTGACGATCTTCTCGGTCAGCAGGCCGCCCTGGTCGAAGCCGACATAGCCCGGGGGCGCACCGATCAGGCGGCTGATCGAATGCGGCTCCATGTATTCGGACATGTCGAAGCGCACCAGCTCGATGCCCAGCTGCAGCGCCAGCTGTTTGGTCACCTCGGTCTTGCCGACGCCGGTGGGGCCGGCGAACAGGAAGTTGCCGATCGGCTTTTCCGGATTGGCCAAGCCCGAACGCGCCAGCTTGATCGACGAGGCCAGCGTCTCGATCGCCGGATCCTGGCCGAAGATCACCATCTTCAGGTTGCGCTCCAGGTGCTGCAGCACGTCCTTGTCGGTGGCGCTGACCTGCTTGGCCGGGATCCGCGCCATCTTGGCGACGATGGTTTCGATCTCCTCGATGTCGATCAGTTCCTTGCGCACGCCCTGCGGCAGCAGGCGCTGGCGCGCGCCGGCCTCGTCCATCACGTCGATCGCCTTGTCCGGCAGCAGGCGGTCGCCGATGTGCTTGACCGACAGGTCCACCGCCGCCTGCAGCGCATCGTCGGCGTAGGTCACGCCATGGTGCGCCTCGTACTTGGGCTTGAGCCCCTGCAGGATCTCGAAGGTCTCGCCCACGGTCGGCTCGACGATGTCGATCTTCTGGAAGCGCCGCGCCAGCGCGCGGTCCTTCTCGAAGATGCCGCGGTATTCCTGGAACGTGGTCGAGCCGATGCAGCGCAGATCGCCAGAGGCCAGCGCCGGCTTGATCAGGTTGGAGGCGTCCATGGTGCCGCCGGACGCCGAGCCGGCGCCGATGATGGTGTGGATCTCGTCGATGAACAGCACCGCGTTGGGCACCTTCTTCAGCGAGGTGAGCACGCCCTTCAGGCGCTTCTCGAAATCGCCGCGGTACTTGGTGCCGGCGACCAGCGCACCCAGGTCCAGCGAGTAGATGACCGCGTCGGCCAAGACCTCCGGCACGCTGCCCTCGACGATGCGCTTGGCCAGGCCCTCGGCGATCGCGGTCTTGCCGACGCCGGCCTCGCCCACGTACAGCGGATTGTTCTTGCGCCGCCGGCACAGCACCTGGATGGTGCGCTCGATCTCGTCGGCACGGCCGACCAGCGGGTCGATGCGGCCGTTGCGCGCCTGTTCGTTCAGGTTGCTGGCGTATTCGGCCAGCGCGTCGCCCTTGGGCTCGCCCTCGGCCGCCTCGCCCTTGGCTTCGCCGTCGGACGGCGCCGGGCTTTCGCCCTCCTCGCCGAGCTTGGCAATGCCATGCGACAGGTAGTTGACGATATCCAGGCGGGTGATGTCCTGCTGATTCAGGAAATACACCGCATGCGAGTCCTTTTCGCCGAAGATCGCGACCAGCACGTTGGCGCCGGTGACTTCCTTCTTGCCCGAGGACTGCACGTGGTAGACCGCGCGCTGCAGCACCCGCTGGAAGCCCAGGGTGGGTTGCGTGTCGCGGCCGTCGTCTTCGGCCAGGCGCGACACCGAGGCTTCGATGGCCTGTTCCAACTCGCCGCGCAGGCGCTCGGTATCGGCACCGCACGCCTTCAGCACCGCCTGCGCAGAAGGGTTGTCGAGCAATGCCAACAACAGGTGTTCGACCGTCATGAACTCGTGACGGGCTTCCCGGGCGCGCTTGTAGCACTGGCCGATGGTTTGCTCGAGATCTTTGCTGAACATGGTTCACTCCGACGTCTGTTGCCAACAATATGCGGCTGGAGTTGCGAATTTCCACAACCCTATCGGATCAGTGTGTTCAGACCGCGTTAGTCCGGGCAAACCGGTGACCGACGCTTACCAATATCAGGCTTTTTCCATCGTGCACAACAGGGGATGCTGGTTCATCCGCGAAAACTCGTTGACCTGAGCCACCTTGGATTCAGCCACTTCGCGGGTGTACACCCCGCAGACGCCGCGGCCGCGGGTATGCACGTGCAGCATCACCTGCGTGGCCTTCTCCAGGTCCAGCGAGAAAAATTGCTGCAACACGGTCACCACGAAGTCCATCGGGGTGTAGTCGTCGTTCAGCAACAGCACTTGGTACATCGGCGGGCGGGCGACTTCCGGCTTGCCGGTCTCCACCATTACGCCGTGGTCGTGGTCTGAAGAATTCTTGCGAGGCATGCGCCGATTATATACGGCGGCTGTCGGCCAGGATTGGACGATCGCCGATCCTGCCCGCACAATTCCCCTTCTTTGATGGCGCAACGCATGCATTCGACGAATTTCCGCACGGCCGCCCTGCTCGTCGCGCTCCTGGCCGCCTCGGTGCCGGCCGCCGCCGCGCCGGACCAGGCGCTGGGCAAGCGCTTGCAGGCAATGGGCTACGACGTCCAGGCCGATGCCGACGGCGACTACCAGTTGCTGTTCGGCCTGCGCGAACAGGGCCGCGAGCGCCAGCAGCTGATCTACGTGCGCTCGCCGGTGGAGAGCTTCGGCAGCCACCGGATCCGCGAGATCTGGTCGCCCGCCTACCAGGCCAAGGGCGACACCCTGCCTGCCGCGATCGCCAACCGCCTGCTGGAAGACGCACAGGCCGACATCCTCGGCGGCTGGGTGCGCCAGGGCGGCACCGCGGTGTTCGTGATCAAGGTCGCCGCCGATGCCGACGACACCGCGCTGCGCGAGGCGCTGGAGGCGGCGGCGCGCGGCGCCGACGCGATGGACGCCGAACTCAACGCCGGCAAGGACGCGTTCTGATGGCGCTGGCCCCCGGCCCCTGGCAGCCCGACGTGACCGTGGCCACGGTGGTGGTGCGCGACGGGCGCCTGCTGCAGGTGGAGGAGTCCATCGCCGGCGCGCTGGTGCTGAACCAGCCGGCCGGGCACCTGGAGCCGGACGAGAGCCTGCTGCAGGCGGCGCTGCGCGAGACGCTGGAGGAAACCGGCTGGCAGGTGCGGCTGACCGCGTTCATCGGCGCCTACCAGTGGAAGGCCGACAACGGCCGCCACTACCTGCGCTTCGCCTTCGCCGCCGAGCCGGTGGCGCACGACCCGCAGCGGCCGTTGGACGACGGCATCGTGCGTGCGCTGTGGATGACCCCGGCCGAGCTGCAGGCCGCCGCGCCGCGCTGGCGCAGCCCGCTGGTGTGGCAGGTGGCCGCCGATTTCCTCGCCGGCAAGCGCTATCCGCTGGACCTGGTGCGGCAGCTGGCATGAACGGCGCGCGGATCATGGTCGGCGTCTCCGGCGGGGTCGATTCATCGGTGGCGGCCTGGCAGCTGGTGCGGCAAGGCGCGGACGTGGCCGGCCTGTTCATGCAGAACTGGGCCGACGACGGCAGCGGCGAAGCGCAGGACAGCGCAAGTGTCGCTGAAGGCAGGACGCCGAAAGCGACCGGGTGCCGCGCCGAGGACGACCGCCGCGACGCGGTGGCGGTGTGCGGCCTGCTCGGCATGCCGTTCCACTTCCGCGATTTCTCGCAGGAATACTGGCAAGGCGTGTTCGCCCACTTCCTGGCCGAGTACGCCGCCGGGCGCACCCCGAACCCGGACGTGCTGTGCAACCGCGAGGTCAAGTTCAAGCATTTCCTGGATGCGGCGCGCGAACTGGGCGCCGAGCGCATCGCGACCGGCCACTACGCCCGGGTGGCGTTCGCCGACGGCCGCTGGCGGCTGCTGCGCGGGGTGGACCGCAACAAGGACCAGAGCTATTTCCTGCACCAGCTGGGCCAGGCGCAGCTGGCCGCGACCCTGTTCCCGGTCGGCGAGCTGCCCAAGGAACAGGTGCGGCGCATCGCCCGCGAGGCCGGCCTGCCGACCCACGCCAAGAAGGACTCCACCGGCATCTGCTTCATCGGCGAGCGCGACTTCCGCGAATTCCTCGGCCGCTACCTGCCGGCCCGGCGTGGCGAGATCCGCGACCCGCAGGACCAGGTCGTGGCCGAGCACCCGGGGGTGTTCTACTTCACCCTGGGCCAGCGCGAGGGCCTGAACATCGGCGGCGTGCGCGGCCGCGCGGCAGCGCCGTGGTACGTGGTCGGCAAGGACGTGGCGCGCAACGTGCTGTACGTGGACCAGGATCGCGACAGCCCGCATCTGATGTCCACCCAGCTGCAGTCCGAAGCCGCGCACTGGATCGCCGGGTCGGCGCCGGCGCGGCGCTTCGACTGCACCGCGCAGACCCGCTACCGCCAGGCCGACGAGCCGTGCACGGTCGAGGTCGGCGACGACGGCACCCTGGCGGTGCGCTTCGCCCGCCCGCAGCGCGCCGTGACCCCTGGCCAGTCGCTGGTGCTGTACCAGGGCGACGAGTGCCTGGGCGGCGCCGTGATCGCCACCACCGATGCCCCGCTGCAACGCCGTTTGGCGCAGCGCACCGATCTCCACGAGGAAACCACCCGATGACCGATTCCATGGACGCGCGCGTGCTGGCGCTGGCCGGCGTCGCCCAGGCCCTGCAGCAGGTGCGGCGCATCGCCGAGACCGGGCAGTCCGAGGCGTCGCTGGTGCGGACCCTGCTGGACAGCGTGTTCCGCACCGATGCCGACACGCCGGAGGCGGTCTATGGTCGGGTCGGCGACGTCGCGCCCGGGCTGCGCCTGCTGCACAACTATTTCCGCAACCAGGGCCAGGACGAGGCGCTGCCGCGGCTGGCGCTGGCGGTGCTGCAACTGGAGCGGCGCTTCGTGCGCGACACCGAGACCAGCGCCAAGGTCACCGCCGGCATCGCCCGGATCGCGCCGAGGCTGGCCGAGCACGCCGACAGCGCGCATCCGGAGCTGATCGGCGCGCTGGGCCAGCTGTATGCCGATACCATCAGCCACCTGCGCCCGCGGGTCATGGTGCAGGGCAACCCGCACTACCTGGGCCAGGCCGGGGTGGTGGCGGAGATCCGCGCGCTGCTGCTGGCGGCGGTGCGCTCGGCGGTGCTGTGGCGGCAGATGGGCGGCAGCCTGTGGGATTTCCTGCTGGCCAAGCGGCGCATGCTCGAGGCGGTGGACCGCGCGCTGCGTTGAACCGGGCGGCGGCGGCGCGGCCTGGCGCCGTGCCGCGATGCAGGGCACGTTTCGGCGCATGGATGCGATCGGCGCCACCTCGCGCCTAAAGACCGAGGGGGTACGGCCGATACAGCAATCGTGAATCTGCCGAGAACGTCCATGTACTCACGCCTCCTGATCCGTCTGGCTGCTCCGCTCGCCCTGACGCTGCTGTTCCCCATCGCCGCCGGTTTCGACTGGCCGGCCCCGGTCCGTTGGGCCATCCTCACCACGATGACGTTGAGTTGGCTGGGCTTCGCCGCCTGGACAGCCTATAGCCAGAGCCGGCGCTCGCCGCAGCAGTCCAAGGTCATGCGCGAGCAGGATCAGCTGCTGACCGAGCTGCGCAGCTTCGTCGGCAACGAGATCGACGGCTCGCGCAGCGAGATCGAACGGGCCCGCGAACTGATCCGCCAGGCGGTCAGCGGCCTGGGCGGCAGCTTCGAGGCGATGAACCGCAAGTCGCGGCAGCAGAGCGTGGCGCTGGCCCGCATCGTGGACCGCGCCGGCGACGACGGCGGTGCCGGGGTCGACGTGGCCCGCTTCGCCCAGCATGCCAGCCAGCGCATGGAGCAATTGGTCGAGGCGCTGGAACAGGTCAGCGGCCAGAGCAGCGCCACGGTGCATTACATCGACGACATGTCGCAGCACCTGGACGGCATCTTCGCCTTGCTGGAGGACGTCAAGTCGATCGCCGACCAGACCAATCTGCTGGCGTTGAACGCGGCGATCGAGGCGGCACGTGCCGGCGAGGCGGGCCGCGGCTTTGCGGTGGTCGCCGACGAGGTGCGCAACCTGTCCGAGCGCTCGACCACCTTCAACGAGCAGATCCGCAAGCTGGCGCACAGCTCCAAGGACGCCATCGCCAAGGTCCGCGAGACGGTCTCGCACATGGCCTCGCGCGACATGGACCGCTCCCGCGAGGCGCGCGCCGAGGCCGCGTCGATGCTGGACAACGTGGCGGCGATCAACAATTCGCTGGGCGAAGGCATGCGCGAGATCTCCGAATGCGGCCGCGCCATCGACAGCAGCGTCGCCGAAGCGGTACGCGCCCTGCAGTTCGAGGACATCGCGACCCAGGCCCTGGGGGGCGTGCATACCCACCTGGACCGCCTGACCGCGATCAACCGCGAGGCCGTGGCCCTGCAGGAACTGCTGCATCGCAACGGCGGCGTGTTCGACAGCGAACTGGTCGATGCGCTGCAACGGGTCGGCACCCGCCTGCGCGAGATGCGCGTGGAGTGGGAACGTCCGCCGCACAAGCCGGTGGCGCAGCAGAGCATGGGCGCCGGCACCGTCGAACTGTTCTGACCGGCATCATGTTCCCTGCCGCACCATGAAGCGACCAGTCCCCGGCCCTGTCCGGGGCTTGTCGTCTCTGCCCTTCCCCGCCTGTCCGAGCCGATGCCCTTCCCGTCCCAGTCCCGAGTCGAGGCCATGTCCTGCGACGACCTGAGCACCGCGCACGACGCCCTCCCCGTCCACGCGCCCCCGACGGCGGGCGCCAGGGTGGACGGCGGCGCCAGGCCCGGCGCGGCGCGGCGCCAGCCGGGTAGCGCACTGCGGCAGCTGGAAATGCTGGCGCAGCACGAACTGCGGCGGATGCTCGGCGGGCGTGGCCAGGCCATACACGGCGACAGCATCGCCGACCTGGTCTGGGCCGGCCTGGCCTGGGACATGGGCCTGAGCGGAACCGCCATCGCCGCGGCCGGCACGCCGCAGCCGCTGTCGGGCTGCGCGGCGCTCTGCGACCACGACTGAACCGGTGTGCGCGGTCGCTACGGTCCGTGCCTGCGGATGCCGCACTCCGCCGCCAGCGCATCGCGACATCGCCACGGCCGCTGATCCGTCGGCCTCGTCGCCGTGCGCGATGCGTGGGCGCCGCCAATCCTGCGGCGGCCCGTTGCGTTGACTGCGGTTCGATGGCGAAGCGGCTAGCTCGGGTTCTCCAGCGAGAACAGGTCCGCCTGCTTGTCGTAGGCGAAGTACTCGGCGTAGCGCGCCCAGCTGATCACCGCCTGCACGGTTTCCGCCGCATAGTCCTCGGACATGTGGTCTTCCAGTTCGTCGCGGAAGCGCCGCGCCGGAGCGTGGTGGGTCGGACGTTCGTCGAGCACGCGGCGGATGTGCGCGGCCAGCGGCACGTAGGTGGCCAGGTGCTGGGCGAACATCTGCTTGCGCGCATCGGTGCCCAGTTCGGCGAAGCGCTGGCCGGCCGGGGTCAGCTGCAGGTCGCCCTGTTCGAACACGGCGAAGCGCAGCAGCTGCAGGGTTTCGGCGATCGGGAACAGTTCGTCCACTTCCAGCTGCAGGCTGGCGGCCAGCGGCGGCAGGTCGGCGCGGCCGTGGTACGGCTCGGCCGCCACCGCTTCGACCAGGCCGGCCAGCAGGTTGGTCGACACCCGCGGCAGCACCATGGCGATGCCGCTACCGGGGAACACGCCTTCGCGCGCCTGCGGCCGCTGCGGGCTGGCGGTCATGCGCGCGTAGATGTCGTCGACCAGGGCGCGGAACGCCGGCGCCAGGCGGTTGCGCGGCTGCGGCAGGGTGACCTGGATCTCGCCGATCACCCGGCCCGGATTGGCGCCGAAGATGACGATGCGGTCGCACATCAGCACCGCCTCCTCGATGTTGTGGGTGACCATCAGGATCGACTCGATCGGCATGCGCCCTTCCGACCACAGGTCGAGCAGGTCGGTGCGCAGGGTCTCGGCGGTCAGCACGTCCAGCGCCGAGAACGGCTCGTCCATCAACAGCAGTTTCGGCCGCACCACCAGCGCGCGGGCCAGGCCGACGCGCTGGCGCATGCCGCCGGACAGCTCCTTCGGATAGGCGCCCTCGTAACCGTCCAGGCCGATCAGGTCGATCGCCGCCAGCGCCCGCCGGCGGCGTTCGTCGGCGGCCACGCCGCGCGCCTCCAGGCCGACCTCCACGTTCTGCAGCACGGTCAGCCACGGGAACAGCGCGAAGCTCTGGAACACCATCGCGATGTCGTCGATCGCCTGGGCCGGGGTGGCATCGCGGAACACGATGCTGCCGGCGCTGGGCTGCAGCAACCCGGCGATGGCGCGCAACAGCGTGGACTTGCCGGAGCCGGAGCGTCCGAGCAGGCCGACGATCTGGCCCGAATGCAGGGTCAGGTCGACATCGTCCAGCACCACCAGCGGCGTCGCCCCGCCCTTGTCGTAGCTCTTGCGCACGCCGTGCACGCGGACCAGCGGGGCGCGCTCGGGCGCGCTTGCGGAAAAGGTCATGGTCGGAATCTCCAAGGATGGTCAGTCGAAGCGCAGGCGGCGCTCGGCGAAGGCGTACAGGCGCCGCCACACCGCGCGGTTGAAGACGGTCACGAACAGCGACATCACCGCCACCCCGAGCAGCACCCGCGCGCCATCGCCGGCGGCGGTGGCGCGGGCGATGTAGGCGCCGAGCCCGTAGGCCTGCACCTGGGTGTCGCCCCAGCTGGCGAGTTCGGCGACGATGCTGGCGTTCCACGAGCCGCCGGAGGCGGTCAGCGCGCCGGTGATGTAGTACGGGAAGATGCCCGGCAGGATCACCCGCCGCCACCAGGTCCACGAGCGCAGCTGGTAGACCGTGGCCGCCTCGCGCAGGTCGGTGGGAAACGCGCTGGCGCCGGCGATCACGTTGAACAGGATGTACCACTGCGTGCCCAGGATCATCAGCGGCGACAGCCAGATGTTCGGATTGGCGCCGGTGGCGACGATCGCCAGCACCGCGAACGGGAACAGCACGTTGGCCGGGAACGCGGCCAGGAACTGCGCCAGCGGCTGCACCCGCTGCGCCACCTTCGGGCGCAGTCCGATCCACACCCCGATCGGCACCCACACCACGCTGGCCAGCGCGATCAGCACCACCACCCGCAGCAGCGTGGCCAGGCCGCCGCCGAACGCCTCGGCCAGGTCGTGCAGGCGCAGGTGCTGGCGGCCGTAATCGAACGCGAACCAGGCCGCGGCCAGTCCCGCGATCGCCAGCGCCGCGCTCCATAGCCGGTCGCCCCAGACGTTGCCGCTGGCGTCCGGCGCGGGCGCCGCCGCCGGACGCGGGCGCCGCGGCGCCCAGCGCAGCAGCAAGGTGCGCTGCCAGATCCAGGCCAGCGGCGCGACCAGGCGCTTGGCCAGGCGGGTGCGCCGCAGCAGGTCGTACAGCCACGATTGCGGCTTGTCCTGCGAGGCGGTGAGTTCGGCGCGGAACTTGTCCGACCAGGCGACGATGGGGCGGAACAGCAACTGGTCGTACAGCACGATCAGCACGCCCATCGCCAGCACCGCCCAGCCGACCGCGGCGAAATTGCGCTGCGCGATCGCCAACGCCAGGTAGGAGCCGATGCCGGGCAGTTCCAGGGTGTGGTCGCCGACCGTGATCGCCTCGGAGGCGACCACGAAGAACCAGCCGCCGGACATCGACATCATCATGTTCCAGATCAGCGACGGCGTCGCATACGGCGCTTCCAGCCGCCAGAAGCGCTGCCACGACGACAGGCCGAAGCCGCGCGTGACCTCGTCCAGGTCGCGCGGCACGTTGCGCAGCGACTGGTAGAACGAGTACGCCATGTTCCAGGCCTGGCTGGTGAAGATGGCGAAGATCGAGGCCAGTTCCGCGCCGATCTGGCGGCCGGGAAACAGGCCCAGGAAGAAGGTCACGGTGAAGGTCAGGAAGCCCAGCACCGGCACCGACTGCAGGATGTCCAGCGCCGGCACGATCAGCCGCTCGGCGCGGCGGCTCTTGGCCGCCAGGGTCGCCACGACGAAGGTGAACATGAGCGAGGCCGCCATCGCCGCGAACATGCGCAAGGTGGTGCGCAGGCCGTATTCGGGCAACTGGCGCAGATCCAGCGAGAGCGCTTCGGTGCCCGGCGCCGGCAGCGGCGCGCGCATGTCGGCGGCGCCGTGCAACAGCAGCACGCCCAGCGCCAGCAACAACACGAACACCGCCAGATCGTGGAAATTGGGCAGCACGCCGGGGCGTGCGGCGACAGTGCCGGGCGCGTTGCGCTCGCGGGGGAATAGCACCATGGGAAGGTTCCGGCAGGACGGCGGCGCCAGCGGTGCCGCACGGGTGGTAGGGAATGAGGGAAACAGGCGCGGACGATCGCTCAGTGTGGCAAGCGAATATGTAAGCCAGGCGTCAGCCGCTGCTGCGCCGCCTTCGGGCTGC includes these proteins:
- the hflD gene encoding high frequency lysogenization protein HflD; the protein is MTDSMDARVLALAGVAQALQQVRRIAETGQSEASLVRTLLDSVFRTDADTPEAVYGRVGDVAPGLRLLHNYFRNQGQDEALPRLALAVLQLERRFVRDTETSAKVTAGIARIAPRLAEHADSAHPELIGALGQLYADTISHLRPRVMVQGNPHYLGQAGVVAEIRALLLAAVRSAVLWRQMGGSLWDFLLAKRRMLEAVDRALR
- a CDS encoding methyl-accepting chemotaxis protein, with amino-acid sequence MYSRLLIRLAAPLALTLLFPIAAGFDWPAPVRWAILTTMTLSWLGFAAWTAYSQSRRSPQQSKVMREQDQLLTELRSFVGNEIDGSRSEIERARELIRQAVSGLGGSFEAMNRKSRQQSVALARIVDRAGDDGGAGVDVARFAQHASQRMEQLVEALEQVSGQSSATVHYIDDMSQHLDGIFALLEDVKSIADQTNLLALNAAIEAARAGEAGRGFAVVADEVRNLSERSTTFNEQIRKLAHSSKDAIAKVRETVSHMASRDMDRSREARAEAASMLDNVAAINNSLGEGMREISECGRAIDSSVAEAVRALQFEDIATQALGGVHTHLDRLTAINREAVALQELLHRNGGVFDSELVDALQRVGTRLREMRVEWERPPHKPVAQQSMGAGTVELF
- a CDS encoding nitrate/sulfonate/bicarbonate ABC transporter ATP-binding protein; the protein is MTFSASAPERAPLVRVHGVRKSYDKGGATPLVVLDDVDLTLHSGQIVGLLGRSGSGKSTLLRAIAGLLQPSAGSIVFRDATPAQAIDDIAMVFQSFALFPWLTVLQNVEVGLEARGVAADERRRRALAAIDLIGLDGYEGAYPKELSGGMRQRVGLARALVVRPKLLLMDEPFSALDVLTAETLRTDLLDLWSEGRMPIESILMVTHNIEEAVLMCDRIVIFGANPGRVIGEIQVTLPQPRNRLAPAFRALVDDIYARMTASPQRPQAREGVFPGSGIAMVLPRVSTNLLAGLVEAVAAEPYHGRADLPPLAASLQLEVDELFPIAETLQLLRFAVFEQGDLQLTPAGQRFAELGTDARKQMFAQHLATYVPLAAHIRRVLDERPTHHAPARRFRDELEDHMSEDYAAETVQAVISWARYAEYFAYDKQADLFSLENPS
- a CDS encoding ABC transporter permease subunit; amino-acid sequence: MVLFPRERNAPGTVAARPGVLPNFHDLAVFVLLLALGVLLLHGAADMRAPLPAPGTEALSLDLRQLPEYGLRTTLRMFAAMAASLMFTFVVATLAAKSRRAERLIVPALDILQSVPVLGFLTFTVTFFLGLFPGRQIGAELASIFAIFTSQAWNMAYSFYQSLRNVPRDLDEVTRGFGLSSWQRFWRLEAPYATPSLIWNMMMSMSGGWFFVVASEAITVGDHTLELPGIGSYLALAIAQRNFAAVGWAVLAMGVLIVLYDQLLFRPIVAWSDKFRAELTASQDKPQSWLYDLLRRTRLAKRLVAPLAWIWQRTLLLRWAPRRPRPAAAPAPDASGNVWGDRLWSAALAIAGLAAAWFAFDYGRQHLRLHDLAEAFGGGLATLLRVVVLIALASVVWVPIGVWIGLRPKVAQRVQPLAQFLAAFPANVLFPFAVLAIVATGANPNIWLSPLMILGTQWYILFNVIAGASAFPTDLREAATVYQLRSWTWWRRVILPGIFPYYITGALTASGGSWNASIVAELASWGDTQVQAYGLGAYIARATAAGDGARVLLGVAVMSLFVTVFNRAVWRRLYAFAERRLRFD